The Longimicrobium sp. nucleotide sequence ACAGGTCCGCCGCCTTCCCCGGCTCCAGCGTGCCGATCGTCCCATCCAGCCCCAGCGCCCGCGCCCCGTCGATGGTCACCAGCTTCAGCAGGTCGGTGGGGGACAGCACGTCGGGCCGGGCGACGCGCGCGCGGTGGAGGATGGAGGCGATGCGGGCTTCTTCCAGCAGGTCCAGCCGGTTGTTGCTGCCGACGGAATCCGTGCCCAGCCCCACGCGCACGTTGGCTTCGATCATCTCCGGGTAGGGCGCCAGCCCGTGGCCAAGACGGGCGTTCGCCACGGGGCAGTGGGCCACAGCGGAGCCCGTATCCGCCACGCGACGGATGTCGTCCGCGTCCAGCAGGACGCAGTGGATCAGCAGGGGCCGCGCACGGAGGACGCCCAGGCGGTCCAGCATCTCCACCGTCGTCCGTCCCCGCGGCGGCGTGTCGATGC carries:
- a CDS encoding amidohydrolase family protein — translated: YTVSDALFAATAEFALAERLPMAVHASESRIEQMLVQAGEGDFAPGLRARGIDTPPRGRTTVEMLDRLGVLRARPLLIHCVLLDADDIRRVADTGSAVAHCPVANARLGHGLAPYPEMIEANVRVGLGTDSVGSNNRLDLLEEARIASILHRARVARPDVLSPTDLLKLVTIDGARALGLDGTIGTLEPGKAADLCAVSLAAPHVQPVHDPLAAVFHAARGCDVVMTVVDGRVLYRDGQLSTLDPAGLEPLLADAARRLREVMT